The Patescibacteria group bacterium sequence TGGTGTTGAGGTGACTCTCTCGCGTGTTCGACGTGAGCGTCTTGGACATATAAGTCTTGCTGCACCTGTGGCTCATGTTTGGTATTTCAAAGGAGCATCGTCTCCTCTATCAGTTCTTCTTGATATTCCTCAGAAAAATCTAGAATCAGTTATCTACTATGCTTCATATTTGGTTACTGCAATAGATGAGCAGAAAAAGAAAGAATCACTTGAGGTTCTGATGAAAAATATTGAGAAGAGAAAGCAGGCTCTAAAAGATAAGATGAGAGAAGAGGAAGAACGTATTAATGCCGAAATAAAAGAAAAGGAACAGGAAGTAAAAAATGAAAATGTTAAGCGAGAACAACGACAACTTATTGCAGAAGAATTAAATCTAGCAAAGAGACAAAGAATAACACGTCTTAAAGAGACATTTGAAAATGAGTCAAAAAAGATTGATGAAATTGCCGATACTCTTATCAAACTTCTCAAGAGCCTTCATGTAGGTAGTGTTCTTTCTGAGGATGAGTATTATAAGTTGCTTGAATATGAGATTCCTGTTTTCTTTACCATTAAGACAGGTTCAGAATCTCTTTTAGAACTTATAAATTCTCTTGATCTCTCAAAACTAATTGGTGAGTTGAGAGTTGAGGCTGAGAAATCAAGCGGTCAACGATATCTTAAGATAATTAAACGCCTTCGACTAGTTGAGAATATGAGAAAAGCCGGTGTATCGCCTGCCTCCATGATCTTGACAATTCTTCCAGTTATTCCTCCAGATCTAAGACCAATGGTCCAGTTAGCTGGAGGAAGATTTGCTACCTCTGATTTAAATGATCTTTATCGAAGGGTTATTAACAGAAACAATAGACTAAAGCATCTAATTGCTCTTGGAGCACCGGAGATAATTTTAAGAAATGAAAAACGCATGCTACAGGAGGCTGTAGATTCACTTATTGATTCATCCCAAAGAGGGGGTCAGACAATTGCAACACCTTTGAGATCTCTTTCTGATATGCTCAGAGGAAAACAGGGGAGATTTCGACAAAATTTGCTTGGTAAGCGTGTTGATTATTCAGGAAGATCAGTTATAGTCGTAGGACCTGAACTTAAGCTCAACCAGTGCGGTCTTCCTAAAGAGATGGCACTGGAGATGTTTAAACCATTTGTTCTGCGCGAGGTAATTGTCCGTGGGCTTGCAACCAATATCAAGTCAGCAAAGAGATATATTGAAAAAAGACCACCAGAGGTATTTGATATTCTTGAAGAGATTACCAAAAATCATCCAGTGTTGTTAAATCGTGCTCCAACACTTCATAAGTTAGGTATTCAGGCTTTCTATCCTGTGCTTATCGAAGGATCAGCAATTCAACTTCATCCTTGTGTCTGTGCGGGATACAATGCAGACTTTGATGGAGATCAGATGGCTGTACATATTCCTCTTTCTCAAAAATCTCAACAGGAAGCGAAAGAGTTAATGATGCCCAATCATAATCTTCTCAAACCAGCTGATGGATCACCAATTACGCTTCCTAATAAAGAAATGGCACAGGGAGTATATTTCCTGACATCTCTTGATGAATCACTGCGCAAGAGTCCTGAGGAGATGAAGCATTTTGAAAATGAGATGAGTGCGATAATGGCTTATGATCTTGGAAAAATTAAACTAAGAGAACCAATAAAGGTTAGGATTAGTAAAAATAATAAATCTAGTATGATAGAGACCACTGTCGGTAGAATTCGTTTTAACGAACTTCTTCCTCAGCAATTTGATTATATGAACGAAGCTGTAAATGCTGCGGGTATTAAAAGACTTATTACTAGAGCAATGAAGATCTGTTCCAATGAGGAGGTAACAACTCTTATTGATTCTATTAAAGATCTTGGATTTTACGGAGCGACGATCTCTGGCCTTTCGGTATCAGTATTTGACTGTGAGATTGTCCCTGAAAAGAACAAACTTCTTGCAGAGGCTGATAAGAAAGTTGCTGCTATTGAGGATGAATATCAGCGCGGTCTGATTACTCTTGAAGAAAAGAAGCGACTTTCCAATGAAGTGTGGCTTAAGACAACAGATGAGATTGCTCGTCTTACATGGAATAGTCTGAAGGAGGATAATCCAATAAAAATTAGTATTGACTCTGGAGGTTCTCGTGCAGGTGTTGAGCAGCTTAAGCAGCTTTCAGCTATTAGAGGGCTTATAGTTGATCCTCTCGGAAAAATTGTTGAACTTCCAATAAAATCCAATTTCCGTGAAGGTCTTTCAATTTTTGAATATGTAGCATCTGCAAGAGGATCACGCAAAGGACTTACTGATTCAGCTCTAAAGACAGCTAATGCCGGATACCTTACTCGAAGATTAGTAGACGTTGCGCATGATGTTATTGTTATGGATGAAGATTGCGGTACAACAGATGGAATAGTTATAAGTACTAAAGATCAGGATAGAACGACTTCGTTTGCAGATAGAATTTTAGGTAGAACTTTGGCAGCAAACGCTCTGAACAAGAGTCGTAAAATCATACTCAAAGCTGGTGATGAGCTTAATGAAGATAATGTGAAACTTTTGCTTGATAATGAAGTGACCGAAGTAGAAGTACGTACACCTCTAATGTGTAAACTGGCTTACGGAGTTTGTGCTGCCTGCTACGGATGGGATTTCTCTACAAGACGGAGAGTAAAAGTTGGTGTTCCTGTAGGAGTAATTGCGGCTCAGAGTATTGGAGAGCCAGGCACACAGTTAACTATGCGTGTTCGACACTTTGGAGGAGTTGTGATGTCAGATGTGACTCAAGGTCTTCCTCGTGTGGAAGAACTTTTTGAGATGCGAACACCCAAAAATTTGGCTCCTATTTCAGATATTTCAGGAAGAGTGAAGATCGAGACTAGAGATGAGGGATATAGAATACAAGTGAGAAACACTCGCATCAAACCTGTCGAAGTTCAAGAATATTTTGTACCTCTTGCTGCAACTTTGGCAGTTGAGGATGGTCAGGAAATTGCAGCTGGTACTCCTCTTGCACAGGGATATCTTGATCCCAAGGAGATACTTAAAATAGGTGGAATTTGGCAAGCTCAGAAGTATTTGATATCTGAAATTCAGAAAGTGTATGAGTCACAAGGTATTTCTATCAATGATAAACACTTTGAAGTGATTATTCGTAAGATGTCTGATAAGATTATTGTTGATACTGTTGGAGATACTTCGCTTATTCCTGGAGACTTTGTTACAAGAGCACGATTTGAAGAAATCAATGCAGAAGTACTTTCTGAGGGTGGCAATCCCGCTACTGGAAGACAAGTTGTCTTAGGTATAACTAAAGCTGCTCTCTTCTCAGACTCATGGCTTTCAGCAGCTTCTTTCCAGGAGACAACGAAGGTATTGACAGAAGCAGCTCTTGAGGGGAAGGAAGATAGGCTTATAGGACTTAAAGAGAATGTAATAATTGGAAGATTGATACCTGTTGAGGGAAAGGAACTTGCAGATGTTAAAGCAACAACAGAAGAGTTGACTAAAAAGGCTAAAGAAACAAATGTAGATCAGACTATAGAGGCTGCCGTGTAAAGTTTTCTTTGTGGAAAATCCTCCTTTTAAAGTTATTCCTATAGAGAGCTTTCTGTGGTATAATAGCCTCACAGTTTGATAGATATTAATTTTTATTGTCTATGCCAACATTGTCACAATTAGCAAAACATGGAAGAAAACAAAAAATAAAGAAAGTGAAAGCCACTGCTCTTCGTCGTTTCTTTAATGCTAAAGATAGAGTTTATAAGGAGTTAGCAGCGCCGCAGAAACGTGGTGTAGTTACTTTGGTAAAAACGATGACTCCTAAAAAACCAAACTCAGCTCTTAGAAAAGTAGCTCGTGTCAAATTGTCCAATAAAGTCGAAGTTACTGCCTATATTCCGGGTATTGGCCATACACTTTCTGAACACGGTATTGTCTTGGTAAGAGGAGGACGTGTAAAAGATCTCCCAGGTGTGAAATATCACATTGTGAGAGGGAAATTTGATCTTTTGGGTGTTGAAGGACGAAGAACTTCACGCAGTAAATATGGAGCTAAGATGCCGCAAGCTGCTGCCAAATAAACTATGAGACACGCAAAGATTCAAAAACGACAAATTGAGCCAGATAAAATCTATAACAACGTTTTAGTAGCCAAACTTATTAACCGCATTATGAGAGACGGTAAAAAGACTATTGCTGAAAAACACGTGTATACAGCTTTTAAACTAATCAAAGAGCAGACCGATCAAGATCCTTTACAGCTTTTTGAGAAGGCAGTTCAAAATGTAGGTCCTAAGATGGAAATCAAAGCAAGGCGAATTGGAGGAGCAAATTTTCAGGTCCCTGTTGAGGTCAAACATGATCGTCGCATTGCTCTTGCTATTCGTTGGATTATCGAAGCTGCAAGAAAAAGACCCAATAAAGAGTACCATACGTTTGCTGAGAAGCTAGCAGCAGAGTTAATAGCAGCTGCCAATAATGAAGGAGAAGCTATCAGAAAGCGCGATATGACTTTGCGTCAAGCAGAAGCCAATAAGGCATTTGCAACTTTTCGTTGGTAAACATATTTGATTTTTATTAATCTACGTTTTTCTTCTAGATTTATTTTATTTGTGAAATAGTTGAAGTTTATTCCTGAATCGTTATATTGAGGATTTTATCTCCAATTTCGATTTTATCTACAACATCCATTCCTTCCTTAACCATGCCAAAATTTGTATATTGGTTATTAAGATGTGAAGCATCAGTTTTGGTTATAAAAAACTGTGAATCGTTGGAAATCTCAATATTACTTCCTCTAGCAACACCTAAGGATCCTCGTACAAATGGTTTCGAGTTTAGTTCAGTTTTCATCTCTCCTCCACCTGTGCCGTCTCCTTTGGGATCGCCTCCTTGAATTACCCAATCCTCAACACGATGAAAAGTAAGATTTTTATAAAAGCCATCCTTTGCTTTTTTTATAAAATTGGCAACCGTGTAAGGTGCATCCTCGCCATAGAGTTCAAGAATAATATCTCCTTTTGTTGTTGAAATGGTAGCAGTTGCAGAGGCTGTTTTGTATGCTTCAAGCTCTTGCTGATTGACTATTTGTTGTTGATTACTTTTTTCAGTTTCTGGTGTATTAAGCGTTGTTTGTGGTTGCGTAGGAATAAGGGTAATCTGTGCTGGAATATCTGATATGGACACTTGTTTTTTCTCTTTTTCTGCAGTACTTGATGACTGAGTTATGACAACTACAATTGCAAAAATTAAGAGAATAGTTAGAAAGATAGTAATTTGTAATTTTTGCATTTTAATATTTTAGCAAGATATTTTGAATTGACAAGATAATTTTTAGATTTTTTTTGCTAATCAAGGCATAATACGCTAAAATGAGATCGCTATGCAACAAGAACAGATTAGAAATTTCGCAATTATTGCGCATATAGATCATGGTAAATCGACACTTTCTGATCGATTGCTTGAGATTACCAATACAGTCTCAAAGGATAAACTAAGTGAGCAGTTTCTAGATCAGAATCCTATCAGTAGAGAGCGGGGCATTACAATCAAACTTGCTCCTGTTAGGATGCATTATACACTAAGTGGCGTAAGTTATGAACTCAACTTGATTGACACGCCAGGTCATGTTGATTTTTCTTATGAAGTATCACGGACTCTAGCAGCATGTGAAGGAGCGATTCTGCTTGTAGATGCTACTCAAGGCATTCAGGCGCAGACAGTTGCGCATTTCTATGCTGCCAAGAAAGAAGGACTGGTGATGATACCGGTGATTAATAAAATTGATCTTCCTAATGCAATGACAGCAACAGTTATGAAAGAGCTTGTGGATATTTTTGGATTTCAAAAAGATGAGATTTTATTAATCTCAGCAAAGACAGGAGAGAACGTTCCTCAACTTCTTGAAAGAATAGTACACAAAATCCCAGCTCCATCAGGCAATCCTCTAGGTACTCTCAGAGCTTTGATTTTTGATGCAGTCTATGATGAGTATCGAGGAGTTGTTACGTATATACGTATTATTGATGGCAGTCTTAAAAAAGGTGATAAAGTAACTTTTTATCAAAGTAACGTTACGTCGGAAGTGACTGATATTGGTTATTTCTCGCCTTTTCTTAGATCTAGTGAAGAACTAACCACAGGTGAAATAGGATATGTTATCTGTGGAATTAAAAATATCAGAGAAGCTCGTGTAGGAGATACAATAATCAGTTTTGGAGGAGTTGCTAAACCTTTGCCGGGCTACACAACACCCAAACCTATGGTCTTTTTTGGCATGTATCCAAAAGATCAAAAGAACTTTATTCATCTTCGTGATGCTTTAGGTAAACTTTCTCTTAATGACACAGCTATCACCTACACTGAAGAGTATTCAGCATATCTTGGTAGTGGTTTTAGAGTGGGTTTTCTGGGTTTACTCCATGCGGAAATTGTCAAAGAGCGACTCCAGAAGGAATTTGGACTAGATTTACTGCTTACTATGCCACAAGTTTTATACAAAAGAGAAGATGATGGAAGAATATTAGAACCGTATATGTTGCTTACCGTGTATGTTCCCAAAGAATATGTCGGAGGGATTATGACAGTTTGTCAAAAGCGAAAAGGAATTCTCGTTGATATGCAGTATCATGAATCGTATGCTACTCTTTCTTACGAGATGCCTTATACCATGTTTGTGCGAGGCCTATCAGCAGAGTTAAAATCTATATCCAGCGGATATGCCAGTATTGACTATGAACTTTTAGATTATAAAGAGGCAGATCTTGCTCAACTTGAGGTACGTATTAATGATAATCCAATTGATGTGTTATCGGAACTTGTTTATAAAGATGAGGCAATATCTCTCGCGCGGGAGAAAGCGGTAAAACTCAAAGAATCGCTTCCCCGTCAACAATTTAGACAGATTATACAAGCTGTTGTCAATGGCAATATTGTAGCCCGTGAAGAGATACCTCCTTTTAGAAAAGACGTGCTTGCCAAGATGAGTGGAGGAGATAGAACTCGTAAAGATAAGCTTCTTGAGGCACAAAAGAAAGGTAAATCTCGCTTGTTCCAACAAAGTAAAATTCATCTTCCACAAGAAGCACTGTACTCAATTATTGAAAATTCATAGAGTTTTAGAGTGTAAAGAAGAGAATTGCTCCAATAATACTTAACACCGTGAAGAATGCTCCAATACCAATCACTGTTGCTCCCGGTCCTGGTGCTTCTAATGTTGGTGTAGGAGTATCAACTCCAGTTGTTGGTGTTGTGGGTGTAGAAGTTGCAGTCGGTGTGAGTGTGCCTGTGGGTGTGGCTGTTGGTTCACCGGCAATCGTAACAGTTGTCTGACAACTTTGTGCAGAGCTGACACCACCTTGATCATCGGTAAGCAGTGCTTGAGCTGTGTATTGTCCCGCAGCTGTATAGGTGTGTGTATAATTTGTATTTATGTTTTTAACACCAAGATTTTCAGTGTAATTGATGACATTATTATCTCCATAGTTTATTGTGACTTTTTCAATTGTTCCATCAGCATCGCTACCTACAACATTGAATGTGACATCGACTGGAGCAGAAGTAGAAGCTACTGTGGCAGTGAATGCAGAGCAAACTGGTAGAGTATTTCCCGCTG is a genomic window containing:
- the rpsL gene encoding 30S ribosomal protein S12 — its product is MPTLSQLAKHGRKQKIKKVKATALRRFFNAKDRVYKELAAPQKRGVVTLVKTMTPKKPNSALRKVARVKLSNKVEVTAYIPGIGHTLSEHGIVLVRGGRVKDLPGVKYHIVRGKFDLLGVEGRRTSRSKYGAKMPQAAAK
- the lepA gene encoding elongation factor 4, which produces MQQEQIRNFAIIAHIDHGKSTLSDRLLEITNTVSKDKLSEQFLDQNPISRERGITIKLAPVRMHYTLSGVSYELNLIDTPGHVDFSYEVSRTLAACEGAILLVDATQGIQAQTVAHFYAAKKEGLVMIPVINKIDLPNAMTATVMKELVDIFGFQKDEILLISAKTGENVPQLLERIVHKIPAPSGNPLGTLRALIFDAVYDEYRGVVTYIRIIDGSLKKGDKVTFYQSNVTSEVTDIGYFSPFLRSSEELTTGEIGYVICGIKNIREARVGDTIISFGGVAKPLPGYTTPKPMVFFGMYPKDQKNFIHLRDALGKLSLNDTAITYTEEYSAYLGSGFRVGFLGLLHAEIVKERLQKEFGLDLLLTMPQVLYKREDDGRILEPYMLLTVYVPKEYVGGIMTVCQKRKGILVDMQYHESYATLSYEMPYTMFVRGLSAELKSISSGYASIDYELLDYKEADLAQLEVRINDNPIDVLSELVYKDEAISLAREKAVKLKESLPRQQFRQIIQAVVNGNIVAREEIPPFRKDVLAKMSGGDRTRKDKLLEAQKKGKSRLFQQSKIHLPQEALYSIIENS
- the rpsG gene encoding 30S ribosomal protein S7, with protein sequence MRHAKIQKRQIEPDKIYNNVLVAKLINRIMRDGKKTIAEKHVYTAFKLIKEQTDQDPLQLFEKAVQNVGPKMEIKARRIGGANFQVPVEVKHDRRIALAIRWIIEAARKRPNKEYHTFAEKLAAELIAAANNEGEAIRKRDMTLRQAEANKAFATFRW
- the rpoC gene encoding DNA-directed RNA polymerase subunit beta', whose amino-acid sequence is MNNLGQKKQIKDLTISDFKALKLLLANKDDIASWSYGEVTKPETINYRTLRPEKDGLFDERIFGPTKDWECYCGKYKRIRYKGIICDKCGVEVTLSRVRRERLGHISLAAPVAHVWYFKGASSPLSVLLDIPQKNLESVIYYASYLVTAIDEQKKKESLEVLMKNIEKRKQALKDKMREEEERINAEIKEKEQEVKNENVKREQRQLIAEELNLAKRQRITRLKETFENESKKIDEIADTLIKLLKSLHVGSVLSEDEYYKLLEYEIPVFFTIKTGSESLLELINSLDLSKLIGELRVEAEKSSGQRYLKIIKRLRLVENMRKAGVSPASMILTILPVIPPDLRPMVQLAGGRFATSDLNDLYRRVINRNNRLKHLIALGAPEIILRNEKRMLQEAVDSLIDSSQRGGQTIATPLRSLSDMLRGKQGRFRQNLLGKRVDYSGRSVIVVGPELKLNQCGLPKEMALEMFKPFVLREVIVRGLATNIKSAKRYIEKRPPEVFDILEEITKNHPVLLNRAPTLHKLGIQAFYPVLIEGSAIQLHPCVCAGYNADFDGDQMAVHIPLSQKSQQEAKELMMPNHNLLKPADGSPITLPNKEMAQGVYFLTSLDESLRKSPEEMKHFENEMSAIMAYDLGKIKLREPIKVRISKNNKSSMIETTVGRIRFNELLPQQFDYMNEAVNAAGIKRLITRAMKICSNEEVTTLIDSIKDLGFYGATISGLSVSVFDCEIVPEKNKLLAEADKKVAAIEDEYQRGLITLEEKKRLSNEVWLKTTDEIARLTWNSLKEDNPIKISIDSGGSRAGVEQLKQLSAIRGLIVDPLGKIVELPIKSNFREGLSIFEYVASARGSRKGLTDSALKTANAGYLTRRLVDVAHDVIVMDEDCGTTDGIVISTKDQDRTTSFADRILGRTLAANALNKSRKIILKAGDELNEDNVKLLLDNEVTEVEVRTPLMCKLAYGVCAACYGWDFSTRRRVKVGVPVGVIAAQSIGEPGTQLTMRVRHFGGVVMSDVTQGLPRVEELFEMRTPKNLAPISDISGRVKIETRDEGYRIQVRNTRIKPVEVQEYFVPLAATLAVEDGQEIAAGTPLAQGYLDPKEILKIGGIWQAQKYLISEIQKVYESQGISINDKHFEVIIRKMSDKIIVDTVGDTSLIPGDFVTRARFEEINAEVLSEGGNPATGRQVVLGITKAALFSDSWLSAASFQETTKVLTEAALEGKEDRLIGLKENVIIGRLIPVEGKELADVKATTEELTKKAKETNVDQTIEAAV